The DNA sequence GATCTGTGTCGATTCAAGGAATGCACGAAATCCAGAAGGACGAAACGATTTTGCATGAAGAATCGCTCGTGGTCGTCGGCGTAATCGCGAGAGCCGGCAACGACCTGGCATCGTCACACGAATCGTTCATGACATATGTGCTCGATTATGGCGAGCCTGGCTCCAGCATATTCTACAACAACATGGTGAACTTCCAGTCATTATTCATGCAGTTTCTCAGGGACTACAAGAATCAATATTCCCTAGCTGTGTCTCCGAACTTGGGCAACATCATCACAAGCCAGGGTCAAATGGCTCTGATCACGGAGGAGACCCGCGCGTATGGTGTCGTCGTGACGGAGTGGGAGAACTACTCAGATGAGACCACTATCACCATCAGCTTGCTACGCGCTGCTGACACTGCCTCTGCATACAACTCGGCGAAGAATGCATCGTTGCACATGCAGATCATCAACATGAACATGGAAGACCTCATCAACGTGAACAATGACGCTGCCGCGCTGACGGATGCAATGGTCCACAAGGCAACAAACAAGGCGATCTTGTACACTCTCGTTGGAGCTGCTGCGGTAGCTGTTGCGATCATCCTTTTGTCGTTCGTGTTCTCATCTAGCATGATGAAACCGATTGTGACTGTCTCGAAGACGGCCAAGACTATTGCTGATGGCAATTTCAGAACGCGATTGGAAATCAGGGCCTCGAGCGACGAGGTAGGAGACCTCGTGAGATCGATGAACATGTTGATCGACAACACCTCGAAACCCCTCATAGAGCTGACAGAGAGCGCACAAGCGATTGCTGGAGGGGATATGACAAGGGATATCAATGTCGTGGCGAAAGGCGATTTGGCTACGCTTGTCGAGGCGTTCAAGCAGATGAGACAGAACCTGTCGAAGCTCACCAACGAGATCAAGATAGCGTCGGAGTCTCTCAAGGATTCGTCCGCGTCATTTGCAGAGACCATCGGACACATGACCGAGAACACGCAACAGGTGTCCTCCGCTGCCGCCCAGGAATCCAAGAGCGCTCAAGCTGAGTCGATGAGAATCGATGAGATGGTCAGAATGCTTTCGGAACAGACCAAAGCAATCTACGATGTGGTCCAGAGCTCGCAGAACGCAGCTGGAGCATCTGCGAACGCCAGCGAAGTCGCTCAGAACGGCAGCAAGTCTGCCCAGATATCACTGGAGAAGATGAACTCGATGCTCAGAAACGTGGAGGACACCGCAGAGGCGATGAAGCTCCTCTCCAAGAAATCAAAAGAGATCTCGCAGGTCGTGTCAATAATTACCGACATCGCACATCAGACGAACCTGTTGTCGCTCAACGCTGCGATAGAGGCTGCGAGAGCCGGCGAACAGGGACGTGGGTTCGCAGTGGTCGCTGACGAGGTCAGGAAGCTTGCTGAGGGTTCTCGAAAAGCTGCAAACCAGATACAGCAGCTCATAGAGCTCGTCGAGAGCGATATCGATGATACGACCGACAAGATGGAACACACAATGAAGGATGCGTCGGAGAGCTCAAGGACCATTTCAGACTCGCTGAAATCCCTTGAGGACATTGCTGCGACAGTACAGGAGACGGCTGCAATGGTGCAGGAGATCAGCGCCTCTACCGAGGAGCAGAAGGCACTCACCGAGAGTCTGGCCAAATCCCTGGATGAGGTCGCAGCGATCTCGAAGGAGAACTCTGCCTCCTCGGAAGGTATTTCGGTATCGTCTGAGAACCTCGCGGCAGGGATGGAAGAGCTCACGGCATCGGCCCATGAGCTGGCAGATCTAGCAAACCAACTGAACGAGATCACGAAGCAGGTCGAATCCGCGAAGGCAACCGTCATGACCATACAAGAAAAAAGTGAGGGTAAGTGAAGCGCTGGAAGGCAGTGATCACCATGCTGGATACTGACACCCTGCAATATGTAGTCTTCCGCCTAGGCAAAGAAGAGTATGGATTTGATGTGGCCATCGTCAGGGAGATACACAACATCGAGGATGTCGCCAAGGTTCACAGAAGCGCTTCACACATCGAAGGAGTCATGAACCTCAGAGGGAAGCTTCTGACCGTCGTGAACCTCAGGAGAAGATTCGGGATGGAGCCGAACCCTGCCGCTGAGGGCAACGAGAAGATTGTGGTCGTCGATGCGACCGACGCTCCGGTCGGCTTCCTAGTTGATGAGGTTCTAGAAGTCGCTAGGTTCACAAAAGAGTCAGTTGAGAAAGCCCCGTCCTACGTGGCGAGTGGCATCGAGGCCCAGTACGTCCTCGGGATCGCCAAGCACGAAGACAGGCTCATCACGCTGATCGACCCGCTCAAGGTTCTGGAGCTGTCTGACGATTCAGAGCACAGTTCTGGAGGTAGTTGATATGGCCAAGATACTGGTTGTGGATGACTCGGAATTCATGCGAAAGGTTCTCAGGAACATACTCGAAGCTGGGGGACACAAGGTGATTGAGGCCAAGAACGCCGACGATGCTGTTGAGAGGTTCGGCAAGGAAGGAGCTGACGTGATCACAATGGACATTGTGATGCCCAAGCAGGACGGCATCGAGGCGGTCAAGAGGCTCAAGGAGGCTAACAGCAAGGCAAAGATCATCATGATCTCCGCGCTTGGCCATCAGAAGACCGTCATGCGATCGCTAGAGGCGGGTGCGGTGGATTTCATAATCAAGCCCTTCACGGCAGACGATGTGCTCGAGTCCGTGAATGCCGTGCTCCAGATGGAAGTCTGAGGTCGGGTGGATGCCTGAGAAGATCAAGGTCTTGATTGTCGACGACAGCGCGTACATGCGCGTCGTTCTCAAGGACATGCTGGAGTCTGACGCCGGCATATCTGTCGTGGGGAACGCCAAGGATGGGGTCGAGGCCATCGAGAAGGTCAAGACGCTAGTTCCAGACGTCGTTCTGCTCGACATACAGATGCCGAAGATGGACGGCATCGCTACATTGCAGAGGATCATGAAGGAGTCGCCTGCAAGGACGGTCATGCTCAGCGCAATGGACAAGGTTGACGACCAACTTCCACTCAGAGCGCTGGAGATGGGCGCTGTCGACTTCATCTCGAAGCCCAGCGGCCCCGTGTCCATCGATATCGTGCATTTCACCGGCAAGATAGTCGAGATTGTGAAGATCGCTGCGGAAGCGAAGATGGATGTCCTTAGAAGAACGAAGGAGCCTCTTAGCACGAAGAAGGTCCTTTCTGTCAAGAAAGAGGCTTTCAGAGGCCATAAGGTCGTGGCGATCGGCGCGTCGACGGGAGGCCCACGAGCCCTGGAGATAGTCTTCGCAGCCCTACCCAGAGATCTTCCTGCATCATTCATCATCGTTCAACACCTCCCTCCAGAATTCTCAACCTCTTTCGCGAGAAGACTGGATGCTGCGAATGGTCCCAGGGTCGTCATAGCCTGCGAAGGCGACAGAGTCGAGAAAGGAGTTGCATATCTGGCCCCCGGCAACAGGCACCTCAGACTCGGATGGAAAGGAGCAGCAAGCCTTGTCATCAGACTGGATGACGGCGAACCTGTGAACTTCGTCAGACCGTCTGTCGATGTCCTGTTCAGGAGTGCTGCGGAGTCGCTCAGGGAGAAACTGATGGTCGTTATTCTTACTGGCATGGGAATGGACGGCACGGCAGGAGCGATGGTGGTGAAGGCGTCCGGAGGTAGGGTCGTGGCTCAGGATGAGCACAGTTCAGTTGCGTTCGCCATGCCAAAATCCGCGATCGATGCGGGATTGGTGGACCAGATCTTGCCTTTGGATAAGATCGCGGAAGAGATAGTCAAATTCCTCCAGGAGTGAGCTAGTTGGCAAAGGACATCGACATGAACAAGTACTCGAAGCTGTTCGTTTCCGAAACGCGAGAGTCCTTGCGCATCATGAACGATGCGTTGCTGGAGCTCGAGAAGAGTCCAGAAAACAAGGAGTTGGTGGATCGGATATTCAGATCCGCGCACACGATCAAGGGCATGGCGGGGATGATGAATTTCAAAGCTGTCGTCGAGACAGCCCATGCCATAGAAGACGTGCTGGGAGGGATACGCGACGGCCGTCTACAGCTCAAGGAGAACGTCGTGGAGATCATTTTCAGCGGTTTCGACACCCTCGACGCTATGGTCGTTGCGGTCGAAGCATCTGCTGAAATCAGAGAGAATCCAAAACTGATCCAGCAGCTGCGAGGGCTGCTCTCCGGTGCCAGGGGACCTGCAACGCCCAAGAAGAAGACTCCCGAGATCGAGCCTGAACCAGTCAAACCCAAGACGACGACCGTTTCGATAAGGCTGGGAAGAAGGTGCTCACTCCCTTCTGCAAGGGCCATGGTGATTCTAAAGGAGCTTGGAAGAGCCTCCGAGATTGCAGGATCCAGCCCAACGGAGGCCGACATCGATCGTGAGCATGTCTTCGAGGAGTTGACGGTCGAGCTCGAGCCCACAGAGAAGTTCCAGGAGGCGCTCAGACGTGTCATTGCCATGTCAGATGTCGACGAGGTCTACGTCGGGATGACTGGAGAACCTAGAGAAAAATGGCACAAGATGACGAAGCAGGAGGCCAGCGCTGTGGCGGCTCCATCCGATGTTCTCCCCGCGCAGACTGTCAAAGTGGGAATGGACAAACTGGACGACCTGCTGGACAACGTTGGTGAGCTTGTCATCGGGCGGAGCAGGCTTCTCGATAAGGCCGCCTCGCGTGACGACTTCGAGCTCCGAGAGATATCCGCTCTGATCGACAAGCTCACTTCTGACATACAGTCCAAAGTCCTCGAGATCAGGATGATCCCCCTGGATGTTGTGATGAGCAGATTCCCTCGCATGGTCAGAGACATATCCAAGAACGAAGGAAAGGAGGTAGAACTCCTCGTCGAGGGGGGGAGCATTGAGCTCGACAGGACTGTCGTTGATAGGATAACCGAGCCCATGATGCACCTGCTTCGAAACTGCATCGACCATGGCATAGAGACGACGGATGAACGAATCCATGCGGGGAAGAAGGCGAAAGGACTGATCAGAATAGTCGCGTCGAAGCAGCAAGACCATGTGCTCATCGAGGTCTCGGACGACGGTAGAGGCATCGACTACGACCAGATCAGGAAGGCTGCCGTGAAGAAGAACGTGATGTCCCGGGGTCAGGCCGACTCGGCTTCTGGAAGGGAACTTCTTGACTTGCTTTTCAATCCGGGTTTCTCCACTAAGAGCCAAGTCACGGAGGTGTCTGGAAGAGGCGTTGGGCTTGACGTCGTCAAAAGAGCCGTCGAGGAACTAGGCGGAAGCGTGATGGTGGCCAGCTCGGAAGGTGCGGGAACCACTTTCTCGCTCTGGCTGCCATTCACTCTCGCGATAATCGAGGCGATGCTCGTCGGGATTGCAGACCAGACCTACGCAGTCGCGATGGGCACCATTGTAGAATCACACAAATTCGAGAAGGATGAAGTCAAGACTATCAGGGGCAGGGAGGTCGTGCAGCTCAGAGGAGAGGTCCTGCCTCTCATACGAATGCGGGAATTCTTCGGGATGGCAAAATCTCCCGAAACGCCGGAGGGCATGAACACCCTGGTGGTCCAGAGCAGGGACAGACGGGTTGCCCTGCGGGTCGATGAGCTAATCGGCCATCAACAGATAGTCGTGAAAGGGCTTGACAGACGGCTGAGGAAGGTTAGGGGGATATCGGGAGGAACGATTCTTGGCAGCGGCAGGATAGCGCTGATACTCGACGTCGATTCCATAATCGGAGGATGAGAGCAGTGACTGATGAAAAGACTGGAAAGGTCTTGGGAGTGATCATGGAATTCGCCAATATTGGCGCAGGCAGCGCTGCTACGGCGCTCTCGTCGCTCATGGATGTAGAGCTCATGAACGAAGTCACTTCATGCAACATACTCCCTATGTCCAAGGTGTCGGATTGGCTTGGCGGCGCGGACCAAATCGTCGCAGGCACGTACACATACCTCTGCGGCGACCTCAAGAGCGGCATACTCGTCGTTCTGCCGAACAAATCCGCGGTCACATTGCTCGAACACCTGACCAAGGAGAAAGTCGATATCGCCTCGCTGACGGAGCTACAAAAATCAGCGCTCAAGGAGGTCGGCAACATCTGCCTCTGTTGGTATCTCATCGCCGTCTCGAAGATGATAGATATCGATATGATTCCAGCGCCCCCGGACGCAACCGTGGACCTGCTCGGTGCTGTCCTTGACATCCCACTGGCTAGCTTGGCACAGAAGGTCGACACTGTCCTCGCGGTCCACACATGCTTCAAAGGGATCGACGAAGAGTTCGAGGGATACTTCCTGATGCTTCCCGAGGAATCGACGCTCAAACTGATCCTCGAGAGGATGGTGGAGCCCCGAAGATGAACCAGCCGCATACCGTCGGGATTGGACAGATGACCGTGTGCCGCGCGCCTGAGCAGATAGTTTGCTTGGGACTAGGTTCATGCGTTGCGATAATCTTGTACGATCCGGTGGCCCGGATAGGTGGAGTCGCTCACGTGCTGCTCCCGAAATCTCCGATCAAGTGCGACAACGAGGAGAAGTACGCTGATACTGGCACAAGGAAACTCGTCAAGGAGATGCTAAACCATGGCGCCAAGAAAGAGAGGTTGGTTGCCAAGCTGGTTGGTGGGGCGCAGATGTTTCCGAACCTGAACCTAGCGATCGCAAACATCGGCAGAGAGAACAGCATGACCGTCAGAAACATACTCAGGGAGTTCAAGATCAGAATCGTTGCCGAGGATCTCGAGGGGAATCGGGGCCGATCTACCTACTTCGACACATCAGATGGTCACGTGACTGTCAAGACGGCCTTCGAGCCAGTGAAGGTATTGTAGACGATTGTCAGAACGTTCGTGTTCTTCTCCGTGCAGTTGTGCTCTCTTCTTACTTCTCTTCCTACGCATCTCATCAACCATCACGACTACAGGCCTGACCCTGGAGTTTCAGAAAGGCTTTTGTACATGCAACCGCGTAGATACCGGTCGCCAGGAGAAGGCGGATGGCTGACGGTAGGTCTGCGTTCATCGCAGGCCGGCTGAGGAAAGTCCCCTCTCCGTGAGAAAGTGGGCTGTCAGAACAGCAGGGCGAGAGTCCTGGCAAGGGCGCAGAAACGACACAGTCCCGGGATAACGTGATGATTCCTCTGTGGATGAAGTCTCCCGGGGATTTGGTGAAACGGCGACTCCCCACTGGAGCAAGCTCAAACGGCCGAATCGATCTCTCATCGTCGGCGGGTAGAGTGCAATAGTCGAATGCCATCACCGTCGAGAGACGGGAACAGAAAGGGGCTTATGTCCTTCACCTGGCACATTCTTGACATACTGGCTTCGTACCACCCATAAAGGTCCTTACGGGCGTTACCTCTTAAATACCACGTGCACCGATTCATAACATGCATGCCGACCAAGAAATCAGGGCTGCGAATGGATTCGGAGGCACGGAGCGGCGAACTTCTTGCGCTCCTAGGACACGGAGATCTCGAGAGAGGAGAACGAGAGTTCGCAAGTAGGTTGGAACCTTTCGTCGCGTACCTCAACGTTCGCAATCGGTCGGAGTACACCATAGAGAGCTACGTTCGGAGCGTGAAACACCTTTGGTCATGGCTCTTGACAGAGAAACAGCTCAAGTCCGAAGCTCTGTTTGATCTTGGCACGTTCACACCAACCGTGTGTTCTGACTGGAAAGACTGGTTGCTCGCACGGTATCGCGATGACGGGCGTGCTACCGTTGTGATAAAAATCGCTGCCACGAATGCATTCCTAGACTTCCTATCCGAACTTCCAAAGAACTCCGATGTGCGACCACCGAAAAAGATCTCGAGCCCGACTGTAGACGCGCCCCAGGTTTTCATGATTGATGATCGGGACATGGAGCTGATGCAACTTGCGGCATCTGATCCCAGTTCGAGGATCTCGCACGAAGCGAGGGCCTTCTTCTGGGTTGCCGTGGACACATGGCAAAGAGTCGGATCCGTCACGAACCTTCTTCTTCGGGACCTCGACCTTGAACATCATCGTTTCAGCTTTCGGGCAAGCAAGATGAAGCAACGGCGTGCATTGGTACTGGATTCAATCTGTGAGCCTACATTCCCCTCGATAATGGCATATGTGCGCGAAGTGAATCCAGGATTCCAAAAAGAGCTCGAGGGTGAGCCGACCTACCTGTTCCCTGCGATGCGGTCTGTGCCAATCGTTCAGAGAGGTGGCTCCCGAAGGATGCAAGTGAAGCCCCTCCTCACCAAACCAATGGGCAAGGCGCGACCGACCCAGCTCCTCATGGAAGTTGCAGAAAAAGCGGGCACTTCAAAAGGTTGCCGGAACCGCCTTCACATGCACGCACTGAGAAGATGGGCGATAACCAGAGCATGGCAAGCAGGAATGTCACCATCAGAGATTGCGTCACGCAGCGGTCACCATGATCTAACGGTTCTGCAAGAACGATACATTCGACCAGAACCCAACCAAAAGAGATTCGAGGCCGCGATCATGATGGTGCGAAAGCCTACGGAATCCGGCCTTTCAGATGCGACGATTCCTGAGCAGCCGACCCCAAGATTGGACTCGGAACAGGTGGAATTTGCACGAAAGTTGAGGAAGCTCCTAGACTTGGCAGATAAGCTGTGACAAGCGTTCTCGCCTGAACCACCAGCCAATCTCTTGTCACATCGGGAATCGATTCATTGAGGAAACATGTTCCTGCCAGTTTGTTATGAGGCTTGTGAGCCGCCTTAAGCATTGCGGAGAATGTCCCTTCATGATACTTCTGGTCCAGCTGATGTATATAGTATCTCGCGAGCTCAGTCTCCGCTTTCTCGAGTTCTGACCAGAGAGCAACCTTGGCTTCACTCTTGAGCCGAAGACGAGGAGCGAAGCTGCCCAGCAAATCGTCCACGTGCCCGCAAATGGTCCGGTCTGTCAGATCTTTGCCGTTGATTATCAGAGGCATCCCTACCTTCCCCTTATTCTGATACGATCTGCCAGTATTTGGTACCTTCCTGACATAGTCGTGGCGATTATCAAGATGACCAAGGTGAGCTTCGAAAACACATACGCAAGTTTCCTCAGAAGTCTTTTGCACGGTG is a window from the Candidatus Thermoplasmatota archaeon genome containing:
- a CDS encoding site-specific integrase; this encodes MPTKKSGLRMDSEARSGELLALLGHGDLERGEREFASRLEPFVAYLNVRNRSEYTIESYVRSVKHLWSWLLTEKQLKSEALFDLGTFTPTVCSDWKDWLLARYRDDGRATVVIKIAATNAFLDFLSELPKNSDVRPPKKISSPTVDAPQVFMIDDRDMELMQLAASDPSSRISHEARAFFWVAVDTWQRVGSVTNLLLRDLDLEHHRFSFRASKMKQRRALVLDSICEPTFPSIMAYVREVNPGFQKELEGEPTYLFPAMRSVPIVQRGGSRRMQVKPLLTKPMGKARPTQLLMEVAEKAGTSKGCRNRLHMHALRRWAITRAWQAGMSPSEIASRSGHHDLTVLQERYIRPEPNQKRFEAAIMMVRKPTESGLSDATIPEQPTPRLDSEQVEFARKLRKLLDLADKL
- a CDS encoding response regulator, which gives rise to MAKILVVDDSEFMRKVLRNILEAGGHKVIEAKNADDAVERFGKEGADVITMDIVMPKQDGIEAVKRLKEANSKAKIIMISALGHQKTVMRSLEAGAVDFIIKPFTADDVLESVNAVLQMEV
- a CDS encoding chemotaxis response regulator protein-glutamate methylesterase, yielding MPEKIKVLIVDDSAYMRVVLKDMLESDAGISVVGNAKDGVEAIEKVKTLVPDVVLLDIQMPKMDGIATLQRIMKESPARTVMLSAMDKVDDQLPLRALEMGAVDFISKPSGPVSIDIVHFTGKIVEIVKIAAEAKMDVLRRTKEPLSTKKVLSVKKEAFRGHKVVAIGASTGGPRALEIVFAALPRDLPASFIIVQHLPPEFSTSFARRLDAANGPRVVIACEGDRVEKGVAYLAPGNRHLRLGWKGAASLVIRLDDGEPVNFVRPSVDVLFRSAAESLREKLMVVILTGMGMDGTAGAMVVKASGGRVVAQDEHSSVAFAMPKSAIDAGLVDQILPLDKIAEEIVKFLQE
- a CDS encoding chemotaxis protein CheW, whose protein sequence is MKRWKAVITMLDTDTLQYVVFRLGKEEYGFDVAIVREIHNIEDVAKVHRSASHIEGVMNLRGKLLTVVNLRRRFGMEPNPAAEGNEKIVVVDATDAPVGFLVDEVLEVARFTKESVEKAPSYVASGIEAQYVLGIAKHEDRLITLIDPLKVLELSDDSEHSSGGS
- a CDS encoding methyl-accepting chemotaxis protein → SVSIQGMHEIQKDETILHEESLVVVGVIARAGNDLASSHESFMTYVLDYGEPGSSIFYNNMVNFQSLFMQFLRDYKNQYSLAVSPNLGNIITSQGQMALITEETRAYGVVVTEWENYSDETTITISLLRAADTASAYNSAKNASLHMQIINMNMEDLINVNNDAAALTDAMVHKATNKAILYTLVGAAAVAVAIILLSFVFSSSMMKPIVTVSKTAKTIADGNFRTRLEIRASSDEVGDLVRSMNMLIDNTSKPLIELTESAQAIAGGDMTRDINVVAKGDLATLVEAFKQMRQNLSKLTNEIKIASESLKDSSASFAETIGHMTENTQQVSSAAAQESKSAQAESMRIDEMVRMLSEQTKAIYDVVQSSQNAAGASANASEVAQNGSKSAQISLEKMNSMLRNVEDTAEAMKLLSKKSKEISQVVSIITDIAHQTNLLSLNAAIEAARAGEQGRGFAVVADEVRKLAEGSRKAANQIQQLIELVESDIDDTTDKMEHTMKDASESSRTISDSLKSLEDIAATVQETAAMVQEISASTEEQKALTESLAKSLDEVAAISKENSASSEGISVSSENLAAGMEELTASAHELADLANQLNEITKQVESAKATVMTIQEKSEGK
- a CDS encoding chemotaxis protein CheC, which encodes MTDEKTGKVLGVIMEFANIGAGSAATALSSLMDVELMNEVTSCNILPMSKVSDWLGGADQIVAGTYTYLCGDLKSGILVVLPNKSAVTLLEHLTKEKVDIASLTELQKSALKEVGNICLCWYLIAVSKMIDIDMIPAPPDATVDLLGAVLDIPLASLAQKVDTVLAVHTCFKGIDEEFEGYFLMLPEESTLKLILERMVEPRR
- a CDS encoding chemotaxis protein CheD codes for the protein MNQPHTVGIGQMTVCRAPEQIVCLGLGSCVAIILYDPVARIGGVAHVLLPKSPIKCDNEEKYADTGTRKLVKEMLNHGAKKERLVAKLVGGAQMFPNLNLAIANIGRENSMTVRNILREFKIRIVAEDLEGNRGRSTYFDTSDGHVTVKTAFEPVKVL
- a CDS encoding chemotaxis protein CheA yields the protein MAKDIDMNKYSKLFVSETRESLRIMNDALLELEKSPENKELVDRIFRSAHTIKGMAGMMNFKAVVETAHAIEDVLGGIRDGRLQLKENVVEIIFSGFDTLDAMVVAVEASAEIRENPKLIQQLRGLLSGARGPATPKKKTPEIEPEPVKPKTTTVSIRLGRRCSLPSARAMVILKELGRASEIAGSSPTEADIDREHVFEELTVELEPTEKFQEALRRVIAMSDVDEVYVGMTGEPREKWHKMTKQEASAVAAPSDVLPAQTVKVGMDKLDDLLDNVGELVIGRSRLLDKAASRDDFELREISALIDKLTSDIQSKVLEIRMIPLDVVMSRFPRMVRDISKNEGKEVELLVEGGSIELDRTVVDRITEPMMHLLRNCIDHGIETTDERIHAGKKAKGLIRIVASKQQDHVLIEVSDDGRGIDYDQIRKAAVKKNVMSRGQADSASGRELLDLLFNPGFSTKSQVTEVSGRGVGLDVVKRAVEELGGSVMVASSEGAGTTFSLWLPFTLAIIEAMLVGIADQTYAVAMGTIVESHKFEKDEVKTIRGREVVQLRGEVLPLIRMREFFGMAKSPETPEGMNTLVVQSRDRRVALRVDELIGHQQIVVKGLDRRLRKVRGISGGTILGSGRIALILDVDSIIGG